A single genomic interval of Penicillium psychrofluorescens genome assembly, chromosome: 2 harbors:
- a CDS encoding uncharacterized protein (ID:PFLUO_003018-T1.cds;~source:funannotate), translating to MASARSLIRLSTGRSVASASRSSMAGRAFSSSSLHHAPKASTAPGTPEPENMRQAQRPPQGPLRAPVINPTDKYQDKADSLHKYGQYVMSCLPKYIQQFTVWKDELTVYTAPAGILPVMSFLKNHTAAEFTQISDITGVDFPTRDQRFEVVYNMLSVRYNSRIRVKTYADEATPVPSVTSLFEGALWYEREVYDMFGVFFSGHPDLRRIMTDYGFDGHPLRKDFPLTGYTELRYDEEKKRIVIEPLELTQAFRNFESGSTAWEPVGAGQSRTPESFNLPTPKPEEKKEEEKK from the exons atggcttcTGCACGCTCTTTGATACGATTGAGCACCGGCCGCTCGGTGGCTTCGGCCTCGAGATCCTCAATGGCCGGCCGTGCcttttcctcgtcttccCTGCACCACGCTCCTAAGGCGTCGACTGCGCCGGGCACACCGGAGCCTGAGAACATGCGGCAGGCCCAGCGTCCGC cCCAGGGACCCCTGCGCGCCCCGGTCATCAACCCCACGGACAAGTACCAGGACAAGGCCGACAGCCTGCACAAATATGGACAATATGTCATGTCCTGTCTCCCAAAATACATCCAGCAATTCACTGTCTGGAAGGATGAGCTCACTGTGTACACCGCCCCAGCGGGTATTCTTCCCGTCATGAGCTTCCTGAAGAACCACACAGCCGCCGAGTTCACCCAGATCTCCGACATCACCGGCGTGGATTTTCCGACCCGCGACCAGCGCTTCGAGGTGGTATACAACATGCTTAGTGTCCGCTATAACTCCCGCATCCGCGTTAAGACCTACGCCGACGAGGCCACCCCGGTGCCCAGTGTGACAAGCCTGTTTGAGGGTGCTCTCTGGTACGAGCGTGAGGTGTACGACATGTTcggtgtcttcttctcgggccACCCCGATCTGCGCCGCATTATGACCGACTACGGCTTTGACGGTCACCCGCTGCGCAAGGATTTCCCGTTGACGGGATACACCGAGCTGCGGtatgacgaggagaagaagcgcattGTCATCGAGCCGCTCGAGCTCACCCAGGCCTTCCGCAACTTTGAGAGTGGCAGCACTGCATGGGAGCCTGTTGGCGCCGGTCAAAGCCGGACGCCCGAGTCG TTCAATCTTCCGACCCCGAAacccgaggagaagaaggaggaagaaaagaaatag
- a CDS encoding uncharacterized protein (ID:PFLUO_003014-T1.cds;~source:funannotate) yields the protein MKAVPRPQVASLLAPCRAGKRFVSETSNTRSSIAATSTSPLWQPFSPTPAPPPRQALAAPLAKLPLANVLRSLLVLSISSSPILLKPCIYALSHLAHPRTALWDVAKNPLLNMLVKHTIYKQFNAGENKAEVQQSIQNIKSLGCRGVLLGYAREILVGENQDAAYDAKAARAEIQMWLNGTLATVDMAHEGDFIALKFTGMGIDALRLLQQQAPPTEFMDVSIKKVCDMAVARGVRLLVDAEEQAVQPGIEAWIMKYQKYCNTKTPGRATFYGTYQAYLRSTPATLARHLETSRREGYTLGVKLVRGAYLKTEPRNLIWAEKEKTDACYDEVVEALLTRRYNSVLQPPTKDTPTELPSVNVIIATHNRESVKKAHALRMLQTTRGENYNVDLSYAQLQGMADEVSCELVQGFESAEAAVGATPREAPHVYKLLTWGSVKECMGFLMRRAVENTEAVGRTKESQLAMMSELKRRCRAILGGGN from the exons ATGAAAGCTGTACCTCGCCCACAGGTCGCTTCCCTTCTTGCGCCCTGCCGGGCTGGCAAGAGGTTCGTCAGTGAGACGAGCAACACCCGCTCCTCGATTGCGGCCACGTCGACCAGCCCGCTCTGGCAGCCTTTCTCGCCTACTCctgccccgccgccgcgtcAGGCTCTCGCCGCGCCGCTGGCCAAGTTGCCGCTGGCGAACGTGTTGAGATCGTTGCTGGTGTTGTCTATTTCGTCATCCCCCATCCTGCTCAAGCCATGCATCTATGCCCTGTCTCACCTGGCGCACCCACGCACCGCGCTGTGGGATGTCGCCAAAAACCCACTGCTGAACATGCTGGTCAAGCACACCATCTACAAGCAGTTTAATGCCGGCGAGAACAAGGCCGAGGTGCAGCAGTCGATTCAGAATATCAAGTCTCTGGGCTGCCGTGGTGTTCTGTTGGGATATGCGCGTGAGATTCTGGTGGGCGAGAACCAGGATGCTGCGTATGATGCAAAGGCAGCACGCGCGGAGATCCAGATGTGGCTGAATGGCACTTTGGCCACTGTTGATATGGCCCATGAAGGTGATTTCATTGCTTTGAA GTTCACCGGAATGGGCATCGATGCTCTccgcctgctgcagcagcaggctccACCAACCGAATTCATGGATGTCTCTATCAAGAAAGTCTGTGATATGGCTGTCGCCCGCGGTGTGCGTCTGCTCGTCGACGCAGAGGAGCAAGCTGTGCAGCCTGGCATCGAGGCCTGGATCATGAAGTACCAGAAATACTGCAACACCAAGACCCCCGGCCGCGCCACTTTCTACGGTACCTACCAGGCCTACCTGCGCTCTACGCCCGCCACTCTGGCCCGTCACCTTGAGACTTCCCGGCGCGAAGGATACACGCTGGGTGTCAAACTCGTCCGCGGTGCCTATCTAAAGACGGAGCCGCGGAATCTGATCTGggcggaaaaagaaaagacggaCGCATGCTATGACGAGGTTGTCGAGGCTCTCCTGACTCGTCGCTACAACTCTGTGCTCCAGCCCCCTACGAAGGATACTCCCACTGAACTGCCATCTGTGAacgtcatcatcgccacgCACAACCGCGAATCCGTGAAGAAGGCCCACGCCCTGCGCATGCTGCAGACGACCCGTGGCGAAAACTACAATGTGGATCTGAGCTACGCCCAGCTGCAAGGCATGGCCGATGAAGTGAGCTGCGAGTTGGTGCAGGGCTTCGAAAGTGCCGAAGCCGCTGTCGGTGCCACACCGCGTGAGGCGCCGCATGTCTACAAGCTGCTGACGTGGGGATCCGTCAAGGAGTGTATGGGTTTCTTGATGCGGCGGGCTGTAGAGAACACCGAGGCTGTCGGACGCACCAAGGAGTCCCAGCTGGCCATGATGAGCGAGTTGAAGCGCCGCTGCCGGGCGATTCTCGGAGGTGGCAACTGA
- a CDS encoding uncharacterized protein (ID:PFLUO_003015-T1.cds;~source:funannotate) produces the protein MHVLSEPDVAQVFRSLTQKQGHGLITALGEALTAISVESKSTVPASEQLIHQPLRTLFTTKDQNTCMFMPVSDTASTGIKIVTVSSSGIRGVINVFSPEGRLQGLLAAAEVTAFRTALATMTLFVRCTAFSKESILIFGSGRQAEWHARLALLLYPDQIRRITFVNRGRKRLEETERDVIAPLRQSHSHVDFATLAQEGVDDYESRLNAELAACDVIFSCTPSPAPNFPFSALQAAPKQRFISLIGSYKPHMHEIDTDTLLSGGGKIYVDSKTACLEEAGELITAQIQEDQLTEMGDLLGALGPDGALDVRSDCNVIYKCVGMGLMDLVVGKKVLEVGREMGLGTHVEGF, from the coding sequence ATGCACGTCCTCTCCGAGCCAGACGTGGCCCAGGTTTTCCGCAGCCTGACTCAGAAACAAGGCCATGGACTGATCACCGCACTCGGTGAAGCCCTGACTGCCATCTCCGTAGAGTCCAAGTCAACCGTTCCGGCATCGGAGCAGCTCATCCACCAGCCATTGCGCACTTTGTTCACCACCAAAGATCAGAACACCTGCATGTTCATGCCGGTCTCGGACACTGCCAGCACCGGTATCAAGATCGTCACCGTCAGCAGCAGTGGGATCCGTGGGGTCATCAATGTCTTCTCGCCAGAGGGTCGCTTACAGGGTCTTCTCGCTGCGGCGGAAGTGACGGCCTTTCGCACGGCGCTGGCCACGATGACCCTCTTCGTGCGGTGTACAGCGTTCTCTAAAGAGTCCATTCTTATTTTCGGATCTGGTCGCCAGGCAGAATGGCATGCGCGACTGGCTCTGTTGCTTTACCCGGACCAGATCCGTCGCATCACCTTCGTGAACCGGGGTCGGAAGCGCCTGGAGGAAACGGAGCGCGACGTCATTGCTCCTCTGCGCCAGAGTCATTCGCATGTGGACTTTGCTACGCTCGCCCAGGAGGGTGTGGATGACTACGAGTCCCGACTCAACGCGGAACTAGCAGCCTGCGACGTGATCTTCAGCTGCACTCCATCGCCTGCGCCGAACTTCCCGTTCTCGGCGCTTCAAGCTGCTCCGAAACAGCGATTTATCTCCCTCATCGGCTCATACAAGCCGCATATGCATGAGATTGATACCGACACGCTCTTGTCCGGGGGTGGGAAGATCTACGTCGATTCCAAGACAGCCTGTCTCGAGGAAGCAGGCGAGCTCATCACCGCGCAGATCCAAGAGGACCAATTGACTGAGATGGGTGATCTACTGGGGGCGCTGGGGCCAGACGGTGCGCTGGACGTGCGCTCGGATTGCAATGTCATCTACAAATGTGTGGGCATGGGACTCATGGATCTCGTGGTGGGgaagaaggtgctggaggttgGGCGCGAGATGGGCCTGGGCACGCACGTTGAGGGATTCTGA
- a CDS encoding uncharacterized protein (ID:PFLUO_003016-T1.cds;~source:funannotate) has product MDDPASTPAQHQQKRPRVAEENRKRAVRACDGCRRVKEKCEGGVPCRRCLRYRRQCLFTHIDQSEKGRSASVSLLERAATLNRHDIAEAERVRLMERILSHYMPNSTFDIHSLRQVAEDLKGKHRGSDSDVFSNQMDGIDMEDLAIDEEDFTIKALPDNTTQYSGEFSYLNFSMKIRQKIDEWMKTAAPEATTEVEPFEERWRSTQLQSGSSLVSASITCLPPRYVADFLVQIFFKYAQTNNFYIEEDWLREKLAVCYTNPDDLLPDDAGAVCAILMVLAVGTQFAHMESSTPVNCLPYNSAASQDHHFSEDEVGLTFYQVASKLLPDIIATASVRSVQACLLIGTYLLPLDTSGLCYTYFGLALKLAIQNGMHRRYHGEGLSQRIIEVRNRVFWTAYTIEKRISILHGRPASLADSDVDAPPPVDFPGLTPAGQPSNHTNMLTLITLTLKLGQVSNEITSLRTCRKAQQQDCLERLLNMRKHLVEWWSTLPEETNCRDLNPREPLFRSNVHLKLDYCLTRVFIGRPFLFSNIKGLPHAPMYKGPSGLSKNRVALVTDCVEAALEIIDLCRLLRDETGLARASFTEFSSCRAALLVILAQGLTKRTERLGAALEQGISLIKIMSMGVGSARSAVSVIEALERAIRRLEVWSETQQTQSNGSSESAYDRFKNWEMLWKTGPVSPSTIARQQQEIYAVSDPSTHQGLSSLHAPAAAAAAAAAAVPGLAVTPPTALMTGSRNGSDPGIIMGPDQDFLGEDVPSSGLSDNFSISQQSLSQMPTFGFDHFVSNFPQELGEFTAIPCFEPDAQTHPPGMVGSNGKNEGAADPHWMQFMNE; this is encoded by the exons ATGGATGACCCGGCGTCGACTCCggcgcagcaccagcagaAGCGCCCGCGCGTAGCCGAGGAGAATCGCAAACGAGCAGTCAGAGC GTGTGACGGCTGCCGGAGAGTAAAAGAGAAATGCGAGGGTGGTGTCCCTTGTCGCCGGTGCTTGCGCTATCGGAGACAATGTCTCTTCACGCATATCGATCAGAGCGAGAAGGGCCGGTCGGCGAGTGTCTC GCTCCTGGAGCGAGCGGCGACTCTGAATCGTCATGATattgccgaggccgagaggGTGCGGCTCATGGAACGCATCCTGTCGCATTATATGCCTAATAGCACCTTCGATATCCATTCCCTGCGCCAGGTCGCCGAGGACTTGAAAGGCAAACACCGGGGCTCGGACTCGGATGTGTTCTCGAATCAGATGGATGGTATTGACATGGAGGATTTGGCTattgacgaggaggatttcACTATCAAGGCTTTGCCTGATAATACCACCC AATACTCCGGCGAGTTCTCTTACTTGAATTTCTCCATGAAAATCCGGCAGAAGATTGACGAGTGGATGAAGACGGCGGCACCAGAA GCGACCACCGAAGTAGAGCCATTTGAGGAACGATGGCGATCGACACAGCTGCAATCTGGGTCTTCGTTAGTCTCGGCATCAATTACCTGTCTCCCACCCCGATACGTGGCCGATTTCCTGGTTCAGATCTTCTTCAAATATGCGCAGACAAACAACTTCTACATTGAAGAAGATTGGCTCCGCGAGAAGCTGGCTGTCTGCTATACGAATCCGGACGATCTATTGCCCGACGACGCCGGAGCAGTGTGCGCTATCCTGATGGTTCTAGCGGTGGGCACGCAGTTTGCCCATATGGAATCATCCACCCCGGTGAATTGCTTGCCCTATAATTCTGCGGCGAGTCAGGACCACCATTTctcggaggacgaggttGGTCTGACGTTCTATCAAGTTGCGTCCAAGCTTTTACCAGATATCATTGCCACAGCTTCTGTCCGGAGTGTACAGGCGTGTCTTTTGATTGGGACATACTTACTCCCGCTTGACACATCGGGGCTATGCTATACATATTTCGGTCTGGCTCTCAAGCTGGCAATTCAGAATGGGATGCATCGGAGATACCATGGAGAAGGGCTTTCGCAACGGATAATTGAAGTGCGAAATCGAGTTTTCTGGACGGCTTATACAATTGAGAA ACGGATCAGCATTCTTCATGGTAGACCAGCTTCTTTAGCTGATTCTGACGTCGACGCACCGCCCCCAGTGGATTTTCCTGGTCTAACGCCCGCAGGACAGCCGTCCAACCACACGAACATGCTGACCCTGATCACATTGACGTTAAAGCTTGGACAAGTCTCGAATGAAAT CACCTCTCTCCGGACCTGCCGCAAAGCCCAGCAACAGGACTGTCTTGAGCGGCTACTCAACATGCGCAAACATCTGGTCGAGTGGTGGTCGACTTTACCGGAAGAAACAAATTGTCGCGATCTCAATCCCAGAGAGCCTTTGTTCCGCTCCAATGTCCACCTGAAGTTGGACTACTGTCTGACCAGAGTCTTCATTGGACGACCGTTCCTTTTCAGCAACATCAAGGGTCTTCCTCATGCGCCCATGTACAAGGGTCCATCCGGTCTTTCCAAGAACCGCGTGGCCCTCGTCACCGATTGTGTGGAGGCAGCCCTGGAAATCATTGATCTGTGCCGACTTCTCCGTGACGAGACTGGACTTGCTCGTGCTTCGTTCACTGAGTTTAGTTCCTGCCGTGCTGCACTGCTAGTGATCCTGGCACAAGGTCTGACCAAACGGACTGAGCGACTTGGCGCCGCCCTGGAGCAGGGCATTTCATTGATCAAGATCATGTCCATGGGCGTTGGTTCAGCACGTTCAGCTGTCAGCGTCATCGAAGCGCTAGAGCGCGCCATTCGTCGTTTAGAAGTGTGGAGCGAGACCCAGCAGACCCAAAGCAATGGGAGCAGTGAGTCTGCCTACGACCGTTTCAAGAATTGGGAGATGCTTTGGAAAACCGGGCCTGtctccccatccaccatcGCCAGACAGCAGCAGGAAATCTACGCTGTCAGTGATCCATCCACCCATCAGGGATTGAGTTCTCTCCATGCAcccgctgccgccgccgctgcagccgccgcggccgTACCCGGTTTGGCCGTAACACCGCCGACAGCACTAATGACTGGCAGCCGCAACGGCTCTGATCCAGGCATAATAATGGGCCCAGACCAGGATTTCCTGGGGGAAGATGTTCCCAGCAGCGGACTCTCAGATAACTTCTCAATCTCCCAGCAGTCCCTATCTCAAATGCCAACTTTTGGCTTCGATCACTTCGTGTCGAATTTTCcgcaggagctgggcgagttCACAGCGATCCCCTGCTTCGAGCCTGATGCGCAGACTCACCCACCTGGCATGGTGGGTTCGAATGGGAAGAATGAAGGTGCTGCTGATCCACACTGGATGCAGTTTATGAATGAGTGA
- a CDS encoding uncharacterized protein (ID:PFLUO_003017-T1.cds;~source:funannotate), with product MPKRKLSELNGPARSSDTRKLSMQAVRLTHKFDLGVQIITRGLKVARGFERQKLSRREKTAKSQENASTTLSRLAEEVKALKELDYHVTAEKYLFKQLSKTKRIAESSAFGEFQESKKIATEGPKSTAEANIQARLFKSTPVQKVMPDIMAGIRTLLKLEEVPAGKQQNTKSKTDTAQKDKSARRKPEEVESESSSTEQEKTKTDIKKKSLPTSERILQSEEDLDISGAEGSESDDFAQFDNLVGGSDSEDEDSANHDLQAQHNPQATTADDISISSVSRSPSPSHSFSAAEDSPPPPTKKAKDSAKSSKAPAKDTTFLPSLMMGGYWSGSESEATDDEAAAGPPKRKNRMGQQARRALWEKKYGEKANHVQSEMKKQKKNRDNGWDVKRGAMGSGRRGGRPQNRRDEQTGANTMPLGKGKNAAQDSGPLHPSWEAKKKAKEQASTASFQGTKVVFD from the exons atgccgaAACGCAAGCTCTCCGAGCTCAACGGCCCCGCGCGGTCCAGCGACACCCGCAAACTCTCCATGCAGGCCGTACGACTGACACACAAGTTCGACCTCGGCGTCCAGATTATCACCCGCGGCTTGAAGGTAGCGCGTGGTTTCGAGCGACAGAAACTGAGCCGGCGTGAGAAGACGGCAAAGTCGCAGGAGAATGCTTCCACGACGTTGTCACGGTTGGCGGAGGAAGTGAAGGCTTTGAAG GAACTCGACTACCATGTTACTGCAGAGAAGTACCTATTCAAACAGCTTTCCAAGACAAAACGGATTGCCGAGTCATCTGCGTTCGGCGAGTTTCAGGAATCGAAGAAGATCGCCACGGAGGGACCTAAAAGCACTGCCGAAGCGAATATCCAGGCCCGACTGTTCAAATCGACCCCCGTACAAAAAGTGATGCCGGATATCATGGCTGGAATTCGGACACTGCTGAAGTTAGAGGAGGTGCCGGCTGGAAAGCAGCAGAACACCAAATCCAAGACGGATACGGCACAGAAGGATAAATCAGCACGCCGGAAGCCCGAAGAAGTGGAATCCGAGTCATCGTCAACGGAGCAAGAGAAAACCAAGACCGACATCAAAAAGAAATCTCTCCCGACTTCTGAGCGCATTCTTCAATCGGAAGAAGATCTAGACATCTCCGGCGCAGAAGGATCAGAAAGCGATGATTTTGCCCAATTCGACAACCTCGTGGGTGGCTCAGACTCGGAAGACGAAGACTCCGCAAACCACGACCTCCAAGCCCAACACAACCCCCAAGCAACAACAGCCGAcgacatctccatctcatcagTCTCCcgctctccctctccctcgcaCTCATTCTCCGCCGCAGAAGactccccaccaccaccaacaaaaaaagcaaaggacAGCGCCAAATCCTCCAAAGCCCCAGCAAAAGACACCACATTCCTGCCATCGCTAATGATGGGCGGATACTGGTCTGGCTCTGAATCCGAAGCAACAGATGAcgaagctgcagcagggccaCCAAAGCGCAAGAACCGGATGGGCCAGCAGGCTCGGCGCGCGCTATGGGAGAAGAAATACGGTGAAAAAGCGAACCATGTCCAGAGtgaaatgaagaagcagaaaaagaacagagATAATGGGTGGGATGTTAAGCGCGGTGCTATGGGTTCCGGGAGGCGTGGTGGACGGCCGCAGAATCGCCGCGATGAACAAACGGGTGCTAATACTATGCCTTTGGGTAAAGGAAAGAATGCGGCGCAGGATAGCGGGCCGTTGCATCCTTCTTGggaagcgaagaagaaggcgaaggagcAGGCGTCCACGGCGTCGTTTCAAGGGACGAAGGTCGTGTTTGATTAG